In one Alphaproteobacteria bacterium genomic region, the following are encoded:
- a CDS encoding 1-(5-phosphoribosyl)-5-[(5-phosphoribosylamino)methylideneamino] imidazole-4-carboxamide isomerase has product MIIYPTIQVKNGKCVNLVRGDVAEVEEFSVSPLAAAKSCVSKGAEWLHLVDIDGILQGGEHNGEVLSEIMNSVDVPCQVGGGIRTMASAEWWFNAGAERIVLGTAAVKDRTFVREACSHWPDKVLVSIDAFEGRVVIEGWREKTMFTPIELAREFQNIGAAAIIYTDIDMDIDLPEASFAHTTQLAKDLEIDVISAGTVRSLDDVAVLKHLPRISGAIIGRALFSNTISLEDAIAVARQKVAETPFL; this is encoded by the coding sequence ATGATCATCTATCCGACGATTCAGGTGAAAAACGGTAAATGCGTGAACCTGGTACGCGGCGACGTCGCAGAAGTTGAAGAGTTCAGCGTATCCCCCCTGGCCGCGGCGAAGTCCTGCGTCAGCAAGGGGGCCGAATGGCTGCACCTGGTTGATATCGACGGCATCCTGCAAGGCGGCGAGCATAATGGCGAAGTTCTCTCCGAGATCATGAACTCGGTGGATGTGCCCTGCCAGGTCGGCGGGGGGATCCGGACGATGGCGTCCGCCGAATGGTGGTTCAATGCCGGGGCGGAACGGATCGTGCTGGGCACTGCCGCCGTGAAAGACCGCACCTTCGTGCGGGAGGCATGCTCGCATTGGCCGGACAAGGTTCTGGTCAGCATTGATGCCTTCGAGGGCAGGGTGGTCATCGAGGGGTGGCGCGAGAAAACCATGTTCACGCCGATCGAACTGGCGCGGGAGTTTCAGAATATCGGCGCTGCGGCGATCATCTACACCGATATCGATATGGACATCGACCTTCCGGAGGCGAGTTTCGCCCATACCACGCAATTGGCGAAGGATCTGGAAATCGACGTAATTTCCGCCGGAACGGTGCGCAGCCTGGACGATGTGGCGGTGCTGAAACACCTGCCGCGCATTTCCGGCGCGATCATTGGCCGGGCCCTGTTCAGCAACACCATATCGCTGGAGGACGCGATAGCGGTCGCCCGGCAGAAGGTTGCGGAAACACCGTTCCTCTGA
- a CDS encoding D-aminoacylase, producing MTERCHLIFEGATVVDGTGASAFVADVAVEGDRIAAVGDLAEWTADERIDARGRVLSPGFIDVHTHDDLAVFKSPDMCCKVSQGVTSVIAGNCGISVAPFASGGPFPAPLTLLGGLHDFTYPTVAAYRADWDRTPSSINLALLVGHSSLRVTAMGDDLDRPASDDEAAAMADALRQALLEGAIGFSTGLDYPPASKAPEEEIIALARVLAEVGGRIYTSHIRDEGDQVIEALEEAIHTGGTARVRTVVSHHKCSGPKNYGRSVETLSLLNKAMASGTDIALDVYPYTASSTSLLPKYVADADQVLITHSEPHPEAAGRQLSDLCAEWNLSPEAVAEKLHPAAAIYFQMDEGDLVRIMAHPAAMIGSDGLPGMPNPHPRLWGTFPRVLGRYVREKKTLGLEQAIHKMTGLSARTFGLEERGQIAAGMAADLVLFNPETVLDVADYDDPERPSRGIEAVFVNGSAVWRDGAACGNRPGRFLAP from the coding sequence GTGACGGAACGCTGTCACCTGATCTTCGAAGGGGCAACGGTCGTGGACGGCACGGGCGCGTCTGCCTTTGTGGCGGACGTTGCGGTGGAAGGCGACCGGATCGCGGCCGTCGGCGACCTTGCCGAATGGACAGCAGATGAGCGCATCGACGCGCGCGGGCGGGTCCTGAGCCCCGGTTTCATCGACGTTCATACCCATGACGATCTGGCGGTCTTCAAATCGCCGGATATGTGCTGCAAGGTCTCCCAGGGGGTGACCAGCGTGATTGCCGGCAATTGCGGCATCAGCGTTGCGCCCTTCGCGAGCGGGGGACCGTTTCCGGCGCCATTGACCTTGCTGGGCGGATTGCATGACTTCACCTATCCGACGGTGGCGGCCTATCGCGCGGATTGGGATCGGACCCCGTCTTCGATAAATCTGGCTCTGCTGGTTGGCCATTCCTCACTTCGGGTCACGGCAATGGGGGATGATCTGGATCGGCCGGCCTCCGATGACGAGGCCGCAGCAATGGCCGATGCACTGCGCCAGGCCTTGCTGGAGGGCGCAATCGGCTTCTCGACGGGCCTGGACTACCCGCCCGCCAGCAAGGCCCCGGAAGAGGAAATCATCGCGCTGGCACGTGTCCTGGCGGAGGTTGGCGGGCGCATCTATACCAGTCATATCCGGGACGAGGGCGACCAGGTCATCGAGGCCCTGGAGGAGGCGATCCATACCGGAGGCACGGCGCGGGTACGGACTGTCGTCTCGCACCACAAATGTTCCGGGCCGAAGAACTATGGACGCAGCGTCGAGACCTTGTCCCTCCTGAACAAGGCAATGGCGTCCGGCACCGACATCGCCCTGGATGTCTATCCCTACACCGCCAGTTCGACGTCGCTACTGCCGAAATATGTCGCCGATGCGGACCAGGTCCTGATCACCCATAGCGAGCCCCATCCGGAAGCCGCCGGGCGCCAGTTGAGCGATCTTTGCGCGGAATGGAACCTGAGCCCGGAGGCAGTCGCCGAAAAGCTTCATCCGGCCGCTGCGATCTATTTCCAGATGGACGAGGGGGATCTGGTTCGGATCATGGCCCATCCTGCGGCGATGATCGGGTCGGACGGCCTGCCCGGCATGCCCAATCCGCATCCGCGGTTGTGGGGAACCTTTCCGCGCGTGCTCGGGCGTTATGTGCGCGAAAAGAAGACGCTGGGCCTGGAGCAGGCCATTCACAAGATGACCGGGTTGTCGGCCCGCACCTTCGGGTTGGAGGAACGTGGGCAGATCGCAGCGGGAATGGCGGCCGATCTGGTTCTGTTCAATCCGGAGACGGTACTGGATGTCGCCGACTATGACGATCCGGAACGTCCTTCCCGGGGAATTGAGGCCGTTTTCGTCAACGGCAGTGCCGTATGGCGGGACGGCGCGGCATGCGGCAACCGGCCGGGCCGGTTCCTCGCGCCCTGA
- a CDS encoding carnitinyl-CoA dehydratase yields MTDNPVKTVRDGHVLEVTLDRPKANAIDAATSRELGRVFAEFRDDPDLRCAILTGGGDKFFCPGWDLKAAADGEAANSDYGVGGFGGLQELPNMNKPVIAAVNGIAFGGGFELMLSCDIIVAADHATFALPEINSGVIADAATIKLPRRIPYHIAMEMLFTGRRLDAEEAARWGFVNEVVPADRLMERAREKARLLAEGPPLVFAAIKEVLRETEGMRFQDAISRMNREEFATIRTLYHSEDQKEGARAFAEKRKPQWKGR; encoded by the coding sequence ATGACCGACAATCCAGTGAAAACCGTTCGGGACGGTCACGTTCTGGAAGTGACTCTGGACCGGCCGAAGGCCAACGCGATCGATGCCGCCACCAGTCGCGAACTGGGCCGCGTATTCGCGGAGTTCCGGGACGATCCCGATCTGCGCTGTGCCATTCTGACCGGGGGCGGGGACAAGTTTTTCTGCCCGGGATGGGATTTGAAGGCGGCGGCCGACGGAGAGGCGGCCAATTCGGATTATGGCGTTGGCGGATTCGGCGGGTTGCAGGAACTCCCCAATATGAACAAGCCGGTTATTGCGGCGGTCAACGGCATTGCCTTCGGCGGCGGTTTTGAACTGATGCTGTCCTGTGACATCATCGTCGCCGCGGACCATGCGACTTTTGCGCTGCCGGAGATCAATTCGGGCGTCATCGCGGATGCCGCGACGATCAAGCTGCCGCGCCGTATTCCTTATCATATCGCCATGGAAATGCTGTTCACCGGGCGGCGTCTCGATGCCGAGGAAGCGGCCCGCTGGGGCTTCGTGAACGAGGTCGTGCCGGCCGACCGTCTGATGGAGCGGGCGCGGGAGAAGGCACGCCTTCTGGCCGAAGGCCCGCCACTGGTCTTCGCAGCCATCAAGGAGGTTCTCCGCGAGACGGAAGGCATGCGTTTTCAGGATGCGATCAGTCGGATGAACCGCGAAGAGTTTGCCACCATCCGAACTCTCTATCATTCTGAAGATCAGAAAGAGGGCGCGCGTGCCTTCGCGGAGAAGCGCAAACCGCAATGGAAGGGCCGTTAG
- a CDS encoding acetate--CoA ligase family protein: MAAVGLDRLLRPRSIAAIGGREAEKVVLECQKVGFDGPIYPISRSRPTMAGIASLESIADLPEPPDAVFLAIPAEPTIDAVGQLSAIGAGGVVIYASGFAETGELGLDRQKRLLTAAGDMGMLGPNCYGAVNYLDGVALWPDDHGGKRVDRGVALISQSGNVAISLSMQERGLPVAQLAALGNQAKDGVPSVMRSLLRDERVTAIGLFIESVGDIPGFCEAALQAARQGIPVVVLKTGESDAAARVALSHTSSMTGSSAGFNALCDRLAVIRAETLPQFLEILKFVHVHPGLSGRRILTMSCSGGEAGILADLAEKIGLTMPPFARDRAEALLEVLGEKVTIDNPLDYHTYIWGNGPAMTACFTEALKQDVDAGILALDTPDRHGLDLFGWPEAMDAIIEAAAVSGRPTAVASSLPENMPVALSERFLAAGVVPLQGFDDALKAVDRAAWYAEARSRALDKPLPVAPGPRTVGQSTVLDEWRSKKALQAFGLALPEGALVSDASEAVAAAEAIGYPVVVKACSAALAHKTEAGGVALNLADSDAVAAAVERMSALSDRFIVERMARDAVCEIIVGVSRDDQVGPMLMIGAGGILAELLRDTAVLLFPVSAEDVGHVLDRLLVGRQLAGYRGKPAGDRNAVIDAVLAVARFVEAHVDRLEELDINPLIVLPDGQGVVAADALIRWSD; the protein is encoded by the coding sequence ATGGCCGCGGTGGGGTTGGATCGCCTCCTTCGGCCGCGCAGCATTGCTGCGATCGGGGGCCGAGAGGCGGAAAAAGTGGTGCTGGAATGTCAGAAGGTCGGCTTCGATGGCCCGATCTATCCGATCAGCCGCTCCCGTCCGACGATGGCAGGAATTGCCAGCCTTGAATCGATAGCCGATCTTCCCGAACCGCCCGATGCTGTTTTCCTGGCCATTCCGGCGGAACCCACAATCGACGCGGTCGGCCAATTGTCTGCGATCGGGGCCGGCGGCGTGGTGATCTATGCCAGCGGTTTTGCGGAAACCGGGGAACTTGGGTTGGATCGTCAGAAGCGGCTTTTAACCGCTGCTGGCGACATGGGTATGCTGGGCCCGAACTGTTATGGGGCGGTCAACTATCTGGACGGTGTAGCGCTTTGGCCTGACGACCATGGCGGAAAGCGCGTGGACCGGGGTGTAGCCCTGATCAGTCAGAGCGGAAACGTCGCTATCAGCCTGTCGATGCAGGAGCGCGGTTTGCCGGTGGCGCAATTGGCGGCACTCGGCAATCAGGCGAAGGATGGCGTGCCATCGGTCATGCGCTCCCTGCTGCGGGATGAGCGTGTCACCGCGATCGGTCTGTTTATCGAAAGCGTCGGCGACATACCGGGTTTCTGTGAAGCGGCGCTGCAGGCCGCGCGTCAGGGCATCCCCGTGGTTGTACTGAAGACCGGGGAGTCCGATGCGGCCGCCCGGGTGGCGCTGTCGCATACCAGTTCCATGACGGGGTCTTCCGCGGGTTTTAACGCTCTCTGCGATCGTCTCGCGGTAATTCGGGCGGAAACCCTGCCGCAGTTCCTGGAGATACTGAAATTCGTACACGTCCATCCCGGGCTGAGCGGGCGGCGCATACTGACCATGAGCTGCTCAGGCGGCGAGGCGGGCATTCTTGCGGATCTGGCGGAGAAGATCGGCCTGACAATGCCCCCCTTTGCCAGGGATCGCGCCGAAGCCCTTCTGGAAGTCCTGGGGGAGAAGGTTACCATCGACAATCCCCTCGACTACCACACCTATATCTGGGGCAACGGACCGGCGATGACGGCCTGCTTCACGGAAGCTCTCAAGCAGGATGTCGATGCCGGGATTCTGGCGCTCGATACGCCGGATCGGCATGGGCTGGACCTCTTCGGCTGGCCGGAAGCGATGGATGCGATCATCGAAGCGGCGGCCGTGAGCGGCCGTCCCACGGCAGTTGCGTCCAGCCTGCCGGAGAACATGCCCGTGGCGTTGAGCGAACGCTTTCTGGCCGCCGGTGTCGTGCCGCTTCAGGGGTTTGATGACGCACTCAAGGCGGTGGATCGCGCGGCATGGTATGCCGAGGCGCGTTCCAGGGCGCTCGACAAACCGCTACCGGTCGCACCGGGACCGCGCACCGTGGGACAGTCGACCGTGCTCGACGAATGGCGGTCGAAGAAGGCGCTGCAGGCATTTGGGCTGGCGCTGCCCGAAGGGGCGCTTGTTTCTGATGCCAGCGAAGCGGTCGCGGCGGCGGAGGCCATCGGTTACCCCGTTGTCGTGAAGGCATGCTCCGCCGCGCTGGCACACAAGACCGAAGCAGGGGGCGTCGCCCTGAATCTGGCCGACTCCGATGCGGTCGCGGCCGCGGTGGAACGCATGTCGGCGCTTTCCGACCGCTTCATCGTCGAAAGGATGGCGCGCGATGCGGTCTGTGAAATCATTGTCGGTGTGAGCCGAGACGACCAGGTCGGGCCGATGCTGATGATCGGTGCTGGCGGCATCCTGGCGGAACTGCTCAGGGATACGGCCGTTCTGCTGTTTCCGGTTTCTGCCGAGGATGTCGGTCATGTATTGGACCGGTTGCTGGTCGGCCGGCAACTTGCGGGATACCGTGGCAAACCTGCAGGCGACCGGAACGCGGTGATTGACGCTGTCCTGGCCGTTGCCCGTTTCGTCGAGGCGCATGTCGACCGCCTGGAGGAATTGGATATCAATCCACTGATTGTTCTTCCCGACGGGCAGGGCGTGGTGGCGGCGGATGCGCTGATCCGCTGGTCAGACTAA
- a CDS encoding acyl-CoA dehydrogenase family protein — protein MDFSITEEQKLIVETALRFVEEELYPYEEEVEKADKVSPELGEAIKRKSIELGLYAANMPEEVGGGGLDTLSMCMLDRALGRASMALNYIVYRPSNVLQACVGDQREQYLYPACRGERVDCFAMTEPGAGSDVRGMKTFAKRDGSDFVINGVKHFISHVDWADFIILMAATGEEDSPRGKRKKITTFLVDKDTPGLTVRPGYSNVSHRGYHNFILEFDDCRVPETAVLGEVDKGFDVANDWLGATRLQVASLCLGRCDRAMELSLDWAANREQFGQKISKFQGVSFKLADMQTKLKAAELLTYEAAWKYDNGSMTDMDAAMSKLSATEALAYIADEAIQIHGGMGVMSELPLERIWRDARIERIWEGTSEIQRHIISRSLLRPLGG, from the coding sequence ATGGATTTCAGCATTACCGAAGAGCAGAAACTGATCGTCGAAACGGCGCTCCGCTTCGTTGAGGAAGAGCTCTATCCGTACGAGGAGGAGGTCGAGAAGGCCGACAAGGTCAGCCCGGAACTGGGCGAGGCGATCAAGCGCAAGTCGATCGAACTGGGTCTATACGCCGCGAACATGCCCGAAGAAGTCGGCGGCGGCGGTCTGGATACCCTTTCCATGTGCATGCTGGACCGTGCGCTGGGCCGGGCCAGCATGGCACTGAACTATATCGTCTATCGGCCGTCGAATGTGCTTCAGGCCTGTGTCGGCGATCAGCGAGAACAGTATCTGTATCCGGCCTGCAGGGGAGAGCGCGTCGATTGCTTCGCGATGACCGAGCCGGGCGCCGGATCGGATGTGCGCGGCATGAAGACCTTCGCGAAACGGGACGGCAGCGACTTTGTCATCAATGGGGTGAAGCACTTCATCAGTCACGTCGATTGGGCGGATTTCATCATCCTGATGGCGGCGACCGGCGAGGAAGACAGCCCGCGCGGCAAGCGCAAGAAGATCACCACCTTCCTGGTCGACAAGGATACGCCCGGCCTGACCGTTCGCCCGGGATACAGCAACGTTTCCCACCGTGGATATCACAATTTCATACTGGAATTCGACGATTGCCGCGTGCCGGAAACCGCGGTGCTTGGCGAGGTCGACAAGGGTTTCGATGTGGCCAATGACTGGCTGGGGGCGACCCGACTGCAGGTTGCCTCCCTGTGCCTGGGACGCTGCGACCGGGCGATGGAGCTTTCCCTCGATTGGGCCGCGAACCGGGAGCAGTTCGGTCAGAAGATCTCCAAGTTCCAGGGGGTCTCGTTCAAGCTGGCCGACATGCAGACCAAGCTAAAGGCCGCGGAGCTTCTGACCTATGAAGCGGCCTGGAAGTACGACAACGGATCCATGACCGATATGGATGCCGCCATGTCGAAGCTCTCGGCGACCGAAGCGCTGGCCTACATCGCCGATGAGGCGATTCAGATCCATGGCGGCATGGGCGTGATGTCCGAACTTCCGCTGGAGCGGATCTGGCGGGATGCGCGTATCGAGCGGATCTGGGAAGGCACCAGCGAAATTCAGCGCCACATCATTTCGCGTTCCCTGCTGCGTCCCTTGGGCGGGTGA
- a CDS encoding L-carnitine dehydrogenase — protein MSEVKTVGLVGGGVIGGGWAARCLANGLDVVAYDPAPNGEAILRGKVANAWPALTRVGLHPEASQDRLRMASSIEEVAAASDLVQESVPERLDLKIRIHAQIDAAAAPEVLICSSTSGLLPSDFQAECRHPERVLVGHPFNPVYLLPLVEIVGGKKTSQDARERAGAFYEKIGMYAVQCRTEVEGFLSDRLQEALWRENLHMLAEGHATTKEMDDVIVYGPGLRWAFMGVNRTFALAGGDQGMRHFMEQFGPALKLPWTKLEAPELTDELIDTVVQGTEEQLAGTTIQEMEQLRDDCLIEIMEALSKYREGAGEVLLRLREKNA, from the coding sequence ATGTCGGAAGTGAAGACTGTCGGCCTTGTCGGCGGCGGGGTGATCGGTGGTGGCTGGGCGGCGCGCTGTTTGGCGAACGGCCTGGACGTCGTCGCCTATGACCCGGCGCCCAATGGCGAGGCGATCCTGCGTGGCAAGGTTGCCAACGCCTGGCCGGCGCTGACCCGTGTCGGGCTGCACCCGGAAGCATCCCAGGACCGACTGCGCATGGCTTCGTCCATCGAGGAGGTTGCGGCCGCATCGGACCTTGTTCAGGAATCCGTCCCGGAGCGTCTGGATCTGAAGATCCGAATTCATGCCCAGATCGACGCGGCGGCCGCCCCGGAGGTACTGATCTGCTCCTCCACCTCGGGTCTGCTGCCCAGCGATTTCCAGGCGGAATGCCGGCATCCGGAGCGGGTGCTGGTCGGCCATCCGTTCAATCCCGTCTATCTGTTGCCGCTCGTCGAGATCGTCGGCGGCAAAAAGACATCGCAGGATGCGCGGGAGCGCGCCGGGGCCTTCTACGAGAAGATCGGGATGTATGCGGTCCAGTGCAGAACCGAGGTCGAGGGATTCCTGTCGGACCGACTGCAGGAAGCGCTTTGGCGCGAAAACCTGCATATGCTGGCCGAGGGGCATGCGACCACCAAGGAAATGGACGATGTCATCGTATACGGGCCGGGGCTTCGCTGGGCCTTCATGGGGGTCAACCGAACCTTTGCGCTGGCCGGGGGCGATCAGGGCATGCGCCATTTCATGGAGCAGTTCGGCCCGGCCCTGAAACTGCCCTGGACCAAGCTGGAAGCGCCGGAGCTGACGGACGAGCTGATCGACACGGTCGTCCAGGGAACCGAGGAGCAACTGGCGGGTACGACGATCCAGGAAATGGAACAACTGCGCGACGACTGCCTGATCGAGATCATGGAAGCATTGTCGAAATACCGTGAAGGCGCCGGCGAAGTGCTGCTGCGCCTGCGGGAAAAGAACGCATAA
- a CDS encoding 3-keto-5-aminohexanoate cleavage protein: MNSDVVITCAVTGSGATQDKHPDLPKTPAQIADSAVEAAKAGAAIVHIHVREDDGTPCRDPRKFKEVCDRVRDSGVDVVLNLTAGMGGDLTLGPPEDPMAINQAETDMAPWSERLDHVRECLPEICTLDCGSMNFGNGNYVMTNTPPMLRALAQGMKDIGIKPEVEVFDTGHLWLAKQLHAEGLLDDPPLFQLCLGIPYGAEANTTAMKAMVDMMPANANWSGFGISRMQMPMVAQAVLLGGNVRVGLEDNLYLDRGVFATNAQLVERARTIIELMGAKVCTPEEARQKFSLKKLV; encoded by the coding sequence ATGAATTCAGACGTCGTCATCACCTGTGCGGTAACCGGATCGGGCGCGACCCAGGACAAACATCCGGACCTGCCCAAGACGCCGGCTCAGATCGCCGACAGCGCCGTTGAAGCGGCCAAGGCCGGTGCGGCGATCGTCCATATCCATGTCCGCGAAGACGATGGCACGCCCTGCCGGGATCCCAGGAAGTTCAAGGAAGTCTGCGACCGTGTCCGCGACAGCGGCGTCGACGTGGTGCTGAACCTGACCGCGGGTATGGGCGGCGACCTGACGCTGGGCCCGCCAGAGGACCCGATGGCGATCAACCAGGCGGAGACCGACATGGCGCCCTGGTCGGAGCGCCTCGATCACGTCCGGGAATGCCTGCCGGAAATCTGCACGCTGGATTGCGGGTCGATGAACTTCGGCAACGGCAACTACGTCATGACCAATACGCCGCCGATGCTGCGCGCATTGGCCCAGGGCATGAAGGACATCGGCATAAAGCCGGAGGTTGAGGTCTTTGACACCGGCCATCTGTGGCTCGCCAAGCAGCTCCATGCCGAAGGTTTGCTCGACGATCCGCCGTTGTTCCAGCTTTGTCTGGGCATCCCCTATGGCGCAGAGGCCAACACGACCGCAATGAAGGCCATGGTGGACATGATGCCGGCCAACGCAAACTGGTCGGGTTTCGGGATCAGCCGGATGCAGATGCCGATGGTCGCGCAGGCCGTCCTGTTGGGCGGCAATGTCCGCGTCGGGCTGGAAGATAACCTGTATCTCGATCGTGGTGTTTTCGCGACGAACGCCCAGCTTGTGGAACGGGCCCGCACCATCATTGAACTGATGGGGGCGAAGGTCTGCACGCCTGAGGAAGCACGTCAGAAATTCTCGCTGAAGAAGCTGGTCTGA
- a CDS encoding GlxA family transcriptional regulator, whose protein sequence is MFHRPATSNTERIGFLLLPGFSMLAFSAMIDPLRMANWLSGKPLYEWVLLSRDGASVRAANGISVSVDHSLGSAQRLPTLVVAASYDHEELATPDVLAVLRRWSSFGSALGALDNGTFVLASAGLLDGYRATAHWEMLEGYIESFPRVAFTQDLFVVDRDRFTAAGGTAGLDMMLSLLRMRQGEELANKAADEFVYSRIREGGDSQRLKLRERLRGINPRLIRAVEAMEGNLEDSVRIETFAEAAGVSPRELERQFKKWLKTTPGAYYRGLRLDRARQLLRQTDLTIIDIAFRCGFGSAAHFTRSYSSRFGQPPSAERRPKP, encoded by the coding sequence ATGTTCCACCGCCCCGCCACCTCGAACACGGAGCGCATCGGCTTTCTGCTGCTCCCCGGGTTCTCCATGCTGGCCTTTTCGGCCATGATCGATCCATTGCGCATGGCGAACTGGCTGTCCGGCAAGCCACTCTATGAATGGGTCCTGTTGTCGCGCGATGGCGCCTCCGTTCGCGCCGCCAACGGGATCAGTGTCTCCGTGGATCATTCCCTTGGATCGGCACAGCGGTTGCCGACGCTTGTCGTTGCGGCAAGCTACGATCACGAGGAACTGGCTACACCGGATGTTCTGGCGGTCCTGCGCCGCTGGTCCAGCTTCGGATCGGCCCTTGGCGCGCTGGACAACGGGACCTTCGTGCTGGCCAGTGCAGGCCTTCTGGACGGATACCGCGCGACCGCCCATTGGGAGATGCTGGAAGGCTATATCGAAAGCTTCCCACGCGTTGCCTTCACCCAGGATCTGTTCGTCGTAGACAGGGACCGGTTCACTGCGGCCGGCGGGACAGCGGGCCTGGATATGATGCTGAGCCTGCTGCGCATGCGCCAGGGCGAAGAACTGGCAAACAAGGCCGCGGACGAATTCGTCTATTCCCGTATCAGGGAAGGCGGTGATTCACAGCGCCTGAAACTGCGGGAGCGCCTGCGCGGCATCAATCCCAGGCTGATCCGGGCCGTCGAGGCGATGGAAGGCAATCTGGAGGACAGCGTCCGGATCGAAACCTTTGCAGAAGCAGCCGGCGTTTCGCCGCGAGAGCTGGAACGGCAATTCAAGAAGTGGTTGAAGACGACGCCGGGCGCCTACTATCGGGGCCTGCGCCTGGATCGCGCCCGGCAATTGCTGCGCCAGACCGACCTGACGATCATTGATATCGCCTTCCGCTGCGGCTTTGGCTCGGCCGCCCATTTCACGCGCAGCTACTCCAGTCGGTTCGGCCAGCCGCCGAGCGCCGAACGCAGGCCCAAACCGTAG
- a CDS encoding mannose-1-phosphate guanylyltransferase/mannose-6-phosphate isomerase has protein sequence MRDIPFQPVILSGGSGTRLWPLSRKTYPKQLLSLIGEGSLLQQAVQRLSGTQDAAAPIIIANDDHRFLVRQQLEEIGVSPTALILEPVGRNTAPAVALACHAAMRNGHDPVVGIFASDHRIEDEAAFTESLRKAVAAAEAGWIVTFSIEPTHPETGYGYIRQGTPIAELDGVATVGAFVEKPDVATAQAYLDEGGYGWNSGMFVFRASVMLAELRKFAPKAEAAACRALDSAQQDIGFTRLDADLFGTAPSVSIDVAVMERTDRAATVTADMGWSDLGSWGALYDSAGHDPDGNASTGRVAIRDTSGSYLRSEDGRLLAAIGLENMVVVSTSDAVLVAPKDRAAEVKDVVAALSKDRVAEADHHRRVARPWGTYEDIDKEDGFRVKRIIVRPGGCLSLQRHRHRSEHWVVVRGTAHVTIDGEEQVLTRNMSTYVSVGTTHRLENRGPDPLHMIEVQVGDYVEEDDIERLEDVYGR, from the coding sequence ATGCGCGATATCCCGTTTCAACCCGTCATTCTGTCCGGTGGCTCCGGTACAAGGCTTTGGCCCCTCTCCCGCAAGACCTATCCAAAGCAGCTCCTTTCGCTGATTGGTGAGGGGTCGCTGCTGCAACAGGCGGTACAACGCCTTTCCGGGACGCAGGACGCTGCCGCACCGATCATCATTGCCAATGACGACCACCGGTTTCTGGTGCGTCAGCAACTGGAAGAGATCGGCGTGTCGCCAACGGCGCTGATTCTGGAACCAGTCGGTCGGAACACCGCGCCTGCGGTCGCACTCGCCTGTCATGCGGCAATGCGGAACGGGCACGATCCTGTGGTCGGCATATTTGCATCGGACCATCGAATTGAAGATGAGGCCGCCTTTACAGAATCCTTGCGAAAGGCGGTTGCCGCGGCGGAAGCCGGCTGGATCGTCACCTTTTCCATCGAGCCGACACATCCGGAAACCGGTTATGGTTACATCCGGCAAGGCACCCCGATTGCGGAGCTGGACGGTGTGGCGACCGTCGGGGCCTTCGTCGAAAAGCCGGATGTCGCGACCGCGCAGGCTTATCTGGACGAGGGCGGGTACGGCTGGAACAGCGGCATGTTCGTGTTCCGCGCATCGGTGATGCTGGCGGAACTGCGCAAATTCGCGCCAAAGGCGGAGGCTGCGGCTTGCCGCGCCCTTGACTCCGCCCAGCAGGATATCGGTTTCACACGGCTGGACGCCGACTTGTTTGGGACGGCACCATCGGTGTCCATCGATGTCGCCGTGATGGAGCGGACGGACCGGGCAGCCACCGTCACCGCCGATATGGGTTGGAGTGATCTTGGTTCCTGGGGCGCGCTTTATGACTCCGCGGGCCACGACCCCGATGGAAATGCCAGCACCGGACGGGTCGCCATACGGGATACCAGCGGCAGCTATCTGCGCTCCGAGGACGGCCGCCTGCTTGCGGCAATCGGGCTCGAGAACATGGTCGTGGTATCGACGTCCGATGCGGTTCTTGTCGCGCCGAAAGATCGCGCGGCAGAAGTGAAGGACGTTGTCGCCGCCCTGTCGAAGGACCGTGTTGCCGAAGCCGACCATCACCGTCGTGTCGCGCGTCCGTGGGGCACCTATGAGGATATCGACAAGGAGGACGGTTTCCGGGTCAAGCGCATCATCGTGCGCCCTGGAGGTTGCCTGTCTCTGCAGCGGCACCGTCATCGCTCGGAGCACTGGGTCGTGGTCCGCGGTACGGCCCATGTCACCATCGACGGCGAAGAGCAGGTCCTGACCCGCAACATGAGCACCTATGTTTCGGTCGGCACCACACATCGTCTGGAAAACAGGGGGCCGGACCCCCTGCACATGATCGAGGTACAGGTCGGCGACTATGTCGAGGAAGACGACATCGAGCGTCTGGAGGATGTCTACGGCCGCTGA
- a CDS encoding DUF2256 domain-containing protein — protein sequence MKQTSKSDLPKKVCATCGRPFAWRKKWRAVWDEVRYCSNRCRSARPRQRP from the coding sequence ATGAAACAGACAAGTAAATCCGATCTGCCGAAAAAGGTTTGTGCGACCTGTGGCCGACCCTTCGCATGGCGGAAGAAGTGGCGCGCGGTTTGGGACGAGGTCCGATATTGTTCAAACCGATGCCGCTCGGCGCGGCCGCGTCAGCGGCCGTAG